From Streptomyces sp. CMB-StM0423, a single genomic window includes:
- the thrS gene encoding threonine--tRNA ligase — protein MSDVRVIISRDAAEREERVVTTGTTAGDLFPGERTVIAARVAGALKDLAYEVADGDEVEPVEIDSPDGLDILRHSTAHVMAQAVQELFPEAKLGIGPPIKDGFYYDFDVPEPFHPDDLKRVEKKMQEIVKRGQRFSRRVTTDADAREELAAEPYKLELIGLKGNAAEAAEGASAEVGAGELTIYDNLDAKTGELCWKDLCRGPHLPTTRLIPAFKLMRSAAAYWRGSEKNPQLQRIYGTAWPSRDELKAHLEFLAEAEKRDHRKLGTELDLFSIPEDIGSGLAVFHPKGGVVRRVMEDYSRRRHEESGYEFVYTPHATKGKLFEKSGHLDWYADGMYPPMQLDEGQDYYLKPMNCPMHNLIFDARGRSYRELPLRLFEFGTVYRYEKSGVVHGLTRARGFTQDDAHIYCTKEQMAGELDSLLTFVLNLLRDYGLEDFYLELSTKDPEKSIGSDEVWAEATEILRQAAEKQGLQLVMDPGGAAFYGPKISVQAKDAIGRTWQMSTIQVDFNLPERFDLEYTAADGSRQRPVMIHRALFGSIERFFAVLLEHYAGAFPAWLAPVQVVGIPIGDDHVPYLQEVAAKMRARGLRVEVDSSSDRMQKKIRNAQKAKVPYMLIAGDDDMAKGAVSFRYRSGEQNNGVPIDDAIDEVARAVTERAGS, from the coding sequence GTGTCCGACGTCCGTGTGATCATCAGCCGCGATGCCGCCGAGCGGGAAGAGCGCGTGGTCACGACGGGCACGACGGCCGGCGACCTCTTCCCCGGCGAGCGCACCGTGATCGCCGCCCGCGTCGCCGGCGCGCTGAAGGACCTCGCGTACGAGGTCGCCGACGGCGACGAGGTCGAGCCCGTGGAGATCGACAGCCCCGACGGGCTGGACATCCTGCGGCACTCCACCGCCCACGTCATGGCCCAGGCCGTGCAGGAGCTGTTCCCCGAGGCAAAGCTCGGCATCGGCCCGCCCATCAAGGACGGCTTCTACTACGACTTCGACGTCCCCGAGCCCTTCCACCCCGACGACCTCAAGCGCGTCGAGAAGAAGATGCAGGAGATCGTCAAGCGCGGCCAGCGCTTCTCCCGCCGCGTCACCACCGACGCCGACGCCCGCGAGGAGCTGGCCGCCGAGCCGTACAAGCTGGAGCTGATCGGCCTCAAGGGCAACGCCGCCGAGGCCGCGGAAGGCGCGTCCGCGGAGGTCGGTGCCGGCGAGCTGACGATCTACGACAACCTCGACGCCAAGACCGGCGAGCTGTGCTGGAAGGACCTCTGCCGCGGCCCCCACCTGCCGACCACGCGGCTCATCCCCGCCTTCAAGCTGATGCGCTCCGCCGCCGCGTACTGGCGCGGCAGCGAGAAGAACCCGCAGCTCCAGCGGATCTACGGCACGGCCTGGCCGTCGCGGGACGAGCTGAAGGCGCACCTGGAGTTCCTGGCCGAGGCCGAGAAGCGCGACCACCGCAAGCTCGGCACCGAACTGGACCTCTTCTCCATCCCCGAGGACATCGGCTCGGGCCTGGCGGTCTTCCACCCCAAGGGCGGCGTCGTGCGCCGCGTGATGGAGGACTACTCGCGCCGGCGGCACGAGGAGTCGGGCTACGAGTTCGTCTACACCCCGCACGCGACGAAGGGGAAGCTCTTCGAGAAGTCGGGCCACCTGGACTGGTACGCCGACGGCATGTACCCGCCCATGCAGCTCGACGAGGGCCAGGACTACTACCTGAAGCCCATGAACTGCCCGATGCACAACCTGATCTTCGACGCCCGCGGCCGCTCGTACCGCGAGCTGCCGCTGCGCCTCTTCGAGTTCGGGACCGTCTACCGGTACGAGAAGTCCGGCGTCGTGCACGGCCTCACCCGGGCCCGGGGCTTCACCCAGGACGACGCGCACATCTACTGCACCAAGGAGCAGATGGCCGGCGAGCTGGACTCGCTGCTGACCTTCGTGCTGAACCTGCTGCGCGACTACGGCCTGGAGGACTTCTACCTGGAGCTGTCCACCAAGGACCCGGAGAAGTCCATCGGCTCCGACGAGGTCTGGGCGGAGGCCACCGAGATCCTGCGCCAGGCCGCGGAGAAGCAGGGCCTGCAACTGGTCATGGACCCGGGCGGGGCGGCGTTCTACGGGCCGAAGATCTCCGTGCAGGCCAAGGACGCCATCGGCAGGACGTGGCAGATGTCCACGATCCAGGTGGACTTCAACCTCCCCGAGCGCTTCGACCTGGAGTACACCGCCGCGGACGGCTCGCGGCAGCGGCCCGTCATGATCCACCGGGCCCTCTTCGGCTCCATCGAGCGGTTCTTCGCCGTCCTGCTGGAGCACTACGCGGGCGCCTTCCCGGCGTGGCTGGCGCCGGTGCAGGTCGTCGGCATCCCGATCGGCGACGACCACGTGCCGTACCTCCAGGAGGTCGCGGCGAAGATGCGGGCCCGCGGGCTGCGGGTCGAGGTCGACTCCTCCTCCGACCGGATGCAGAAGAAGATCCGCAACGCCCAGAAGGCCAAGGTCCCGTACATGCTGATCGCGGGCGACGACGACATGGCCAAGGGCGCCGTCTCCTTCCGCTACCGCAGCGGCGAGCAGAACAACGGCGTGCCGATCGACGACGCGATCGACGAGGTGGCCCGCGCGGTCACGGAGCGCGCCGGGTCGTGA
- a CDS encoding HIT family protein, translating into MLLSMTSEPEQQLGVGTPDQFQRLWTPHRMAYIQGENKPTGTAAGDGCPFCAIPEKSDEDGLILARGAQVYAVLNLYPYNGGHLMVVPYRHVADYTELTGEETAELAVFTKRAMTALRSASGAQGFNLGMNQGPVAGAGIAAHLHQHVVPRWGGDTNFMPVVSHTKVLPQLLADTRAMLAAAWPAS; encoded by the coding sequence ATGCTGCTGAGCATGACCAGTGAGCCGGAGCAGCAGCTCGGGGTCGGCACCCCGGATCAGTTCCAGCGGCTGTGGACGCCGCACCGGATGGCGTACATCCAGGGGGAGAACAAGCCCACCGGCACCGCCGCCGGCGACGGCTGCCCGTTCTGCGCGATTCCGGAGAAGTCCGACGAGGACGGGCTGATCCTCGCCCGCGGCGCACAGGTCTACGCGGTGCTGAACCTGTACCCGTACAACGGCGGGCACCTGATGGTCGTCCCGTACCGGCACGTCGCGGACTACACCGAGCTGACCGGCGAGGAGACCGCGGAGCTGGCGGTCTTCACCAAGCGCGCGATGACCGCCCTGCGCAGCGCGTCCGGGGCCCAGGGGTTCAACCTCGGCATGAACCAGGGCCCGGTCGCGGGCGCGGGCATCGCCGCGCATCTGCACCAGCACGTGGTGCCGCGGTGGGGCGGCGACACGAACTTCATGCCGGTCGTCAGCCACACCAAGGTGCTGCCCCAACTCCTCGCGGACACCCGCGCGATGCTCGCCGCCGCCTGGCCGGCGTCCTAG
- a CDS encoding trans-sulfuration enzyme family protein has protein sequence MSADLHPSTRTAHPPVPVPEGSRPVTVPIHQGHVFSFDSADAMAAAFHDPDGAYLYSRFGNPTVRALEEAVSDLEGGAGGLAFASGMGAINAVLLSLLSAGDHVIAQRSLYGGTYATLTDLAERWGVSVTYVSGRDADEVRAACTPRTRVLYLETIANPTTAVTDLPALLAAAAEAGVTGVVDNTFATPLLCRPVEHGAAVVVHSATKYLGGHADVLGGVAVFRDPGLRRRVWAHAVEQGAVADPFAAWLTLRGMATLALRVERQSATALTLAERLAAHPAVARVRHPGLPDHPDRATAARLLAAGGGVLAFDLAGGREAGRRCVESLRLALLSPSLGDVKTLVMHPASTSHRQLDAAALAAMDIGEGTVRVSVGIEHPDDLWADLAQALAKAADPA, from the coding sequence ATGAGCGCCGACCTGCACCCCTCGACCCGTACCGCCCACCCGCCCGTGCCGGTTCCCGAGGGCAGCCGCCCGGTGACCGTGCCGATCCACCAGGGGCACGTCTTCTCGTTCGACTCCGCCGACGCGATGGCCGCCGCGTTCCACGACCCGGACGGCGCGTACCTCTACAGCCGCTTCGGCAACCCGACCGTCCGCGCGCTGGAGGAGGCCGTCAGCGACCTCGAAGGGGGCGCGGGCGGGCTCGCGTTCGCGTCCGGCATGGGCGCGATCAACGCCGTGCTGCTCAGCCTGCTCTCCGCGGGCGACCACGTCATCGCGCAGCGCTCCCTGTACGGCGGCACGTACGCGACGCTGACCGATCTGGCGGAGCGCTGGGGAGTGTCGGTCACCTACGTCTCCGGCCGGGACGCCGACGAGGTACGGGCCGCCTGCACGCCCCGTACCCGGGTGCTCTACCTGGAGACCATCGCCAACCCCACCACCGCCGTCACCGACCTGCCCGCGCTCCTGGCCGCCGCCGCGGAGGCCGGGGTCACCGGCGTCGTCGACAACACCTTCGCCACCCCGCTGCTCTGCCGCCCGGTCGAGCACGGCGCCGCGGTCGTCGTGCACTCGGCGACCAAGTACCTCGGCGGCCACGCCGACGTCCTGGGCGGCGTCGCCGTCTTCCGCGACCCCGGGCTGCGCCGCCGGGTCTGGGCGCACGCCGTCGAACAGGGCGCGGTGGCCGACCCGTTCGCGGCGTGGCTGACGCTGCGGGGCATGGCGACCCTGGCGCTACGCGTCGAGCGGCAGTCCGCGACGGCGCTGACGCTGGCCGAACGGCTCGCCGCCCACCCGGCGGTCGCCCGGGTCCGCCACCCGGGGCTGCCGGACCACCCGGACCGCGCGACGGCCGCCCGGCTGCTCGCCGCGGGCGGCGGGGTGCTGGCGTTCGACCTGGCGGGCGGCCGGGAGGCGGGGCGCAGGTGCGTCGAGTCGCTGCGGCTGGCGCTGCTGAGCCCGTCGCTCGGCGACGTCAAGACGCTCGTCATGCACCCGGCGAGCACGTCGCACCGGCAGCTCGACGCGGCGGCGCTGGCGGCGATGGACATCGGCGAGGGCACGGTGCGGGTCTCGGTGGGCATCGAGCACCCGGACGACCTGTGGGCGGACCTGGCACAGGCGCTGGCGAAGGCGGCGGACCCGGCATAG
- the yczR gene encoding aminotransferase-like domain-containing protein, with the protein MDTDDVRASDLVAALGRWSAGRGPLYVLLAARLRRLVDEGRLRPGAALPPERVLAAALAVGRTTVVAAYGVLRQEGRVVRRQGSGTRVAEAALVPGRTAETANPLFLNLLEPADGVILLSCAAPDGPPPELARAYRDLVLPATGLGYHPAGLPALRAAVAARYTARGIPTDPAQILITTGGQQALALLTRLFVAPGDPVLVEAPAYPGALDLFREAGAVLRPVPVGPYGIDVDAAVRALAEHRPALAYVGSVHQNPTAAVLPPLRGRRLAEAAGHFGVPLVDDEVVADLAFEGAAPPALAACADGAEVISAGSLSKVVWGGLRIGWVRAPAGVVTRLARLKAVHDLGTDVPAQLVAVSLLAAYEPLLARRRAELRAAHDHLRAELARLLPSWDCPPVAGGQTVWLRLPYGDGVAFAQVALRHGVAVLPGACVDAAGGSGPYLRLHFCSPRDVLTEAVERLAAAWTAYDGSSRPATPAALGGVTV; encoded by the coding sequence ATGGACACCGACGACGTGCGGGCCTCCGACCTGGTGGCCGCCCTGGGCCGCTGGTCGGCAGGCCGCGGCCCGCTGTACGTGCTGCTCGCCGCCCGGCTCCGCCGGCTGGTCGACGAGGGCCGGCTGCGCCCGGGTGCGGCGCTGCCGCCGGAGCGGGTGCTCGCGGCGGCGCTGGCCGTGGGGCGCACGACGGTGGTCGCGGCGTACGGCGTGCTGCGGCAGGAGGGCCGCGTCGTACGGCGGCAGGGGAGCGGCACCCGCGTCGCGGAGGCGGCGCTCGTGCCGGGGCGTACGGCGGAGACCGCGAACCCGCTCTTCCTCAACCTGCTGGAGCCGGCCGACGGCGTGATCCTGCTGAGCTGCGCCGCCCCGGACGGCCCGCCGCCCGAACTGGCCCGCGCGTACCGGGATCTGGTCCTGCCCGCGACCGGCCTCGGCTACCACCCCGCAGGGCTGCCCGCCCTGCGCGCCGCCGTCGCCGCCCGCTACACCGCCCGCGGCATCCCCACGGACCCGGCGCAGATCCTCATCACCACCGGCGGCCAGCAGGCGCTGGCGCTGCTGACCCGGCTGTTCGTCGCCCCCGGCGACCCGGTGCTGGTCGAGGCGCCCGCGTACCCCGGCGCGCTGGACCTGTTCCGGGAGGCGGGCGCCGTGCTGCGGCCCGTGCCGGTGGGGCCGTACGGCATCGACGTGGACGCCGCCGTGCGGGCGCTGGCGGAGCACCGGCCGGCGCTCGCGTACGTCGGCTCGGTGCACCAGAACCCGACCGCCGCCGTGCTGCCCCCGCTGCGCGGGCGGCGGCTCGCGGAGGCGGCGGGGCACTTCGGCGTACCGCTGGTGGACGACGAGGTGGTGGCGGACCTCGCGTTCGAGGGCGCCGCGCCGCCGGCGCTCGCCGCGTGCGCGGACGGCGCCGAGGTCATCAGCGCCGGGTCGCTGAGCAAGGTGGTGTGGGGCGGGCTGCGCATCGGCTGGGTGCGCGCGCCCGCGGGCGTCGTCACCCGGCTCGCCCGGCTGAAGGCCGTCCACGACCTCGGCACCGACGTGCCGGCGCAGCTCGTCGCCGTCTCCCTGCTGGCCGCGTACGAACCGCTGCTCGCCCGCCGCCGCGCCGAACTGCGCGCCGCCCACGACCATCTGCGCGCCGAGCTGGCCCGGCTGCTGCCCTCCTGGGACTGCCCGCCGGTGGCCGGCGGGCAGACGGTGTGGCTGCGGCTGCCGTACGGGGACGGGGTGGCCTTCGCGCAGGTCGCGCTCCGGCACGGGGTCGCCGTCCTGCCCGGCGCCTGCGTGGACGCTGCCGGGGGCAGCGGCCCGTATCTGCGGCTGCACTTCTGCTCTCCGCGGGACGTGCTCACCGAGGCCGTCGAGCGGCTGGCCGCGGCCTGGACCGCGTACGACGGGAGCTCCCGCCCGGCGACGCCCGCAGCCCTCGGCGGCGTGACGGTGTGA